In Rhinolophus sinicus isolate RSC01 chromosome X, ASM3656204v1, whole genome shotgun sequence, a single genomic region encodes these proteins:
- the FHL1 gene encoding four and a half LIM domains protein 1 isoform X6: protein MCFCKKKKKKKTGNGTQSGSLGPFSEWKSCGPSRYRVGTMAEKFDCHYCRDPLQGKKYVEKDGHHSCLKCFDKFCANTCVDCRKPISADSKEVHYKNRYWHDTCFRCSKCLHPLANETFVAKDNKILCNKCTTREESLKCKGCFKPIVPGDQNVEYKGIVWHKDCFTCSNCKQVIGTGSFFPKGEDFYCTTCHETKFAKHCVKCNKGLVKAPVWWPMKDNPGTTTASTAKNAP, encoded by the exons AtgtgtttctgtaaaaaaaaaaaaaaaaaaaagactgggaatGGGACCCAAAGTGGGAGTTTGGGGCCGTTCAGTGAGTGGAAGAGCTGCG GTCCCTCTAGGTATAGGGTGGGCACCATGGCTGAGAAGTTTGACTGCCACTACTGCAGGGACCCCCTGCAGGGGAAGAAGTATGTGGAGAAGGATGGCCACCACTCCTGCCTGAAGTGCTTTGACAAGTTCTGCGCCAACACCTGCGTGGACTGCCGCAAGCCCATCAGTGCGGACAGCAAG GAGGTGCACTACAAGAACCGCTACTGGCACGATACCTGCTTTCGCTGCTCCAAGTGCCTTCACCCCTTGGCCAATGAGACCTTTGTGGCCAAGGACAACAAGATCCTGTGCAACAAGTGCACTACGCGGGAGGAATCCCTCAAGTGCAAGGGCTGCTTCAAGCCAATTGTGCCAG GAGATCAGAACGTGGAGTACAAGGGGATCGTCTGGCACAAAGACTGTTTCACCTGCAGCAACTGCAAGCAAGTGATCGGGACTGGAAGCTTCTTCCCTAAAGGGGAGGACTTCTACTGCACGACTTGCCACGAGACCAAATTTGCCAAGCATTGCGTGAAGTGCAACAAG GGTTTGGTAAAGGCTCCAGTGTGGTGGCCTATGAAGGACAATCCTGGCACGACTACTGCTTCCACTGCAAAAAATGCTCCGTGA
- the FHL1 gene encoding four and a half LIM domains protein 1 isoform X9 has translation MAEKFDCHYCRDPLQGKKYVEKDGHHSCLKCFDKFCANTCVDCRKPISADSKEVHYKNRYWHDTCFRCSKCLHPLANETFVAKDNKILCNKCTTREESLKCKGCFKPIVPGDQNVEYKGIVWHKDCFTCSNCKQVIGTGSFFPKGEDFYCTTCHETKFAKHCVKCNKGLVKAPVWWPMKDNPGTTTASTAKNAP, from the exons ATGGCTGAGAAGTTTGACTGCCACTACTGCAGGGACCCCCTGCAGGGGAAGAAGTATGTGGAGAAGGATGGCCACCACTCCTGCCTGAAGTGCTTTGACAAGTTCTGCGCCAACACCTGCGTGGACTGCCGCAAGCCCATCAGTGCGGACAGCAAG GAGGTGCACTACAAGAACCGCTACTGGCACGATACCTGCTTTCGCTGCTCCAAGTGCCTTCACCCCTTGGCCAATGAGACCTTTGTGGCCAAGGACAACAAGATCCTGTGCAACAAGTGCACTACGCGGGAGGAATCCCTCAAGTGCAAGGGCTGCTTCAAGCCAATTGTGCCAG GAGATCAGAACGTGGAGTACAAGGGGATCGTCTGGCACAAAGACTGTTTCACCTGCAGCAACTGCAAGCAAGTGATCGGGACTGGAAGCTTCTTCCCTAAAGGGGAGGACTTCTACTGCACGACTTGCCACGAGACCAAATTTGCCAAGCATTGCGTGAAGTGCAACAAG GGTTTGGTAAAGGCTCCAGTGTGGTGGCCTATGAAGGACAATCCTGGCACGACTACTGCTTCCACTGCAAAAAATGCTCCGTGA
- the FHL1 gene encoding four and a half LIM domains protein 1 isoform X8, with the protein MASHRHSGPSRYRVGTMAEKFDCHYCRDPLQGKKYVEKDGHHSCLKCFDKFCANTCVDCRKPISADSKEVHYKNRYWHDTCFRCSKCLHPLANETFVAKDNKILCNKCTTREESLKCKGCFKPIVPGDQNVEYKGIVWHKDCFTCSNCKQVIGTGSFFPKGEDFYCTTCHETKFAKHCVKCNKGLVKAPVWWPMKDNPGTTTASTAKNAP; encoded by the exons ATGGCTTCCCATAGACACTCAG GTCCCTCTAGGTATAGGGTGGGCACCATGGCTGAGAAGTTTGACTGCCACTACTGCAGGGACCCCCTGCAGGGGAAGAAGTATGTGGAGAAGGATGGCCACCACTCCTGCCTGAAGTGCTTTGACAAGTTCTGCGCCAACACCTGCGTGGACTGCCGCAAGCCCATCAGTGCGGACAGCAAG GAGGTGCACTACAAGAACCGCTACTGGCACGATACCTGCTTTCGCTGCTCCAAGTGCCTTCACCCCTTGGCCAATGAGACCTTTGTGGCCAAGGACAACAAGATCCTGTGCAACAAGTGCACTACGCGGGAGGAATCCCTCAAGTGCAAGGGCTGCTTCAAGCCAATTGTGCCAG GAGATCAGAACGTGGAGTACAAGGGGATCGTCTGGCACAAAGACTGTTTCACCTGCAGCAACTGCAAGCAAGTGATCGGGACTGGAAGCTTCTTCCCTAAAGGGGAGGACTTCTACTGCACGACTTGCCACGAGACCAAATTTGCCAAGCATTGCGTGAAGTGCAACAAG GGTTTGGTAAAGGCTCCAGTGTGGTGGCCTATGAAGGACAATCCTGGCACGACTACTGCTTCCACTGCAAAAAATGCTCCGTGA
- the FHL1 gene encoding four and a half LIM domains protein 1 isoform X7 translates to MCFCKKKKKKKTGNGTQSGSLGPFSEWKSCGPSRYRVGTMAEKFDCHYCRDPLQGKKYVEKDGHHSCLKCFDKFCANTCVDCRKPISADSKEVHYKNRYWHDTCFRCSKCLHPLANETFVAKDNKILCNKCTTREESLKCKGCFKPIVPGDQNVEYKGIVWHKDCFTCSNCKQVIGTGSFFPKGEDFYCTTCHETKFAKHCVKCNKAITSGGITYQDQPWHAECFVCVTCSKKLAGQRFTAVEDQYYCVDCYKNFVAKKCAGCKNPITGKRTVSRVSHPVSKARKPPVCHGKRLPLTLFPSANLRGRHPGGERTCPSWVVVLYRKNRSLAAPRGPGLVKAPVWWPMKDNPGTTTASTAKNAP, encoded by the exons AtgtgtttctgtaaaaaaaaaaaaaaaaaaaagactgggaatGGGACCCAAAGTGGGAGTTTGGGGCCGTTCAGTGAGTGGAAGAGCTGCG GTCCCTCTAGGTATAGGGTGGGCACCATGGCTGAGAAGTTTGACTGCCACTACTGCAGGGACCCCCTGCAGGGGAAGAAGTATGTGGAGAAGGATGGCCACCACTCCTGCCTGAAGTGCTTTGACAAGTTCTGCGCCAACACCTGCGTGGACTGCCGCAAGCCCATCAGTGCGGACAGCAAG GAGGTGCACTACAAGAACCGCTACTGGCACGATACCTGCTTTCGCTGCTCCAAGTGCCTTCACCCCTTGGCCAATGAGACCTTTGTGGCCAAGGACAACAAGATCCTGTGCAACAAGTGCACTACGCGGGAGGAATCCCTCAAGTGCAAGGGCTGCTTCAAGCCAATTGTGCCAG GAGATCAGAACGTGGAGTACAAGGGGATCGTCTGGCACAAAGACTGTTTCACCTGCAGCAACTGCAAGCAAGTGATCGGGACTGGAAGCTTCTTCCCTAAAGGGGAGGACTTCTACTGCACGACTTGCCACGAGACCAAATTTGCCAAGCATTGCGTGAAGTGCAACAAG GCCATCACATCTGGAGGAATCACTTACCAGGATCAGCCCTGGCATGCCGAGTGCTTTGTGTGTGTTACCTGCTCTAAGAAGCTGGCTGGGCAGCGTTTCACCGCTGTGGAGGACCAGTATTACTGCGTGGATTGCTACAAGAACTTTGTGGCCAAGAAGTGTGCTGGATGCAAGAACCCCATCACTG GGAAAAGGACTGTGTCAAGAGTGAGCCACCCAGTCTCTAAAGCTAGGAAGCCCCCAGTGTGCCACGGGAAACGCTTGCCTCTCACCCTGTTTCCCAGCGCCAACCTCCGGGGCAGGCATCCGGGTGGAGAGAGGACTTGTCCCTCATGGGTGGTggttctttatagaaaaaatcGAAGCTTAGCAGCTCCTCGAGGCCCG GGTTTGGTAAAGGCTCCAGTGTGGTGGCCTATGAAGGACAATCCTGGCACGACTACTGCTTCCACTGCAAAAAATGCTCCGTGA
- the FHL1 gene encoding four and a half LIM domains protein 1 isoform X4 yields the protein MASHRHSGPSRYRVGTMAEKFDCHYCRDPLQGKKYVEKDGHHSCLKCFDKFCANTCVDCRKPISADSKEVHYKNRYWHDTCFRCSKCLHPLANETFVAKDNKILCNKCTTREESLKCKGCFKPIVPGDQNVEYKGIVWHKDCFTCSNCKQVIGTGSFFPKGEDFYCTTCHETKFAKHCVKCNKAITSGGITYQDQPWHAECFVCVTCSKKLAGQRFTAVEDQYYCVDCYKNFVAKKCAGCKNPITGFGKGSSVVAYEGQSWHDYCFHCKKCSVNLANKRFVFHQEQVYCPDCAKKL from the exons ATGGCTTCCCATAGACACTCAG GTCCCTCTAGGTATAGGGTGGGCACCATGGCTGAGAAGTTTGACTGCCACTACTGCAGGGACCCCCTGCAGGGGAAGAAGTATGTGGAGAAGGATGGCCACCACTCCTGCCTGAAGTGCTTTGACAAGTTCTGCGCCAACACCTGCGTGGACTGCCGCAAGCCCATCAGTGCGGACAGCAAG GAGGTGCACTACAAGAACCGCTACTGGCACGATACCTGCTTTCGCTGCTCCAAGTGCCTTCACCCCTTGGCCAATGAGACCTTTGTGGCCAAGGACAACAAGATCCTGTGCAACAAGTGCACTACGCGGGAGGAATCCCTCAAGTGCAAGGGCTGCTTCAAGCCAATTGTGCCAG GAGATCAGAACGTGGAGTACAAGGGGATCGTCTGGCACAAAGACTGTTTCACCTGCAGCAACTGCAAGCAAGTGATCGGGACTGGAAGCTTCTTCCCTAAAGGGGAGGACTTCTACTGCACGACTTGCCACGAGACCAAATTTGCCAAGCATTGCGTGAAGTGCAACAAG GCCATCACATCTGGAGGAATCACTTACCAGGATCAGCCCTGGCATGCCGAGTGCTTTGTGTGTGTTACCTGCTCTAAGAAGCTGGCTGGGCAGCGTTTCACCGCTGTGGAGGACCAGTATTACTGCGTGGATTGCTACAAGAACTTTGTGGCCAAGAAGTGTGCTGGATGCAAGAACCCCATCACTG GGTTTGGTAAAGGCTCCAGTGTGGTGGCCTATGAAGGACAATCCTGGCACGACTACTGCTTCCACTGCAAAAAATGCTCCGTGAACCTGGCCAACAAGCGCTTTGTTTTCCATCAGGAACAAGTGTATTGCCCCGACTGTGCCAAAAAGCTGTAA
- the FHL1 gene encoding four and a half LIM domains protein 1 isoform X2 gives MAEKFDCHYCRDPLQGKKYVEKDGHHSCLKCFDKFCANTCVDCRKPISADSKEVHYKNRYWHDTCFRCSKCLHPLANETFVAKDNKILCNKCTTREESLKCKGCFKPIVPGDQNVEYKGIVWHKDCFTCSNCKQVIGTGSFFPKGEDFYCTTCHETKFAKHCVKCNKAITSGGITYQDQPWHAECFVCVTCSKKLAGQRFTAVEDQYYCVDCYKNFVAKKCAGCKNPITGKRTVSRVSHPVSKARKPPVCHGKRLPLTLFPSANLRGRHPGGERTCPSWVVVLYRKNRSLAAPRGPGLVKAPVWWPMKDNPGTTTASTAKNAP, from the exons ATGGCTGAGAAGTTTGACTGCCACTACTGCAGGGACCCCCTGCAGGGGAAGAAGTATGTGGAGAAGGATGGCCACCACTCCTGCCTGAAGTGCTTTGACAAGTTCTGCGCCAACACCTGCGTGGACTGCCGCAAGCCCATCAGTGCGGACAGCAAG GAGGTGCACTACAAGAACCGCTACTGGCACGATACCTGCTTTCGCTGCTCCAAGTGCCTTCACCCCTTGGCCAATGAGACCTTTGTGGCCAAGGACAACAAGATCCTGTGCAACAAGTGCACTACGCGGGAGGAATCCCTCAAGTGCAAGGGCTGCTTCAAGCCAATTGTGCCAG GAGATCAGAACGTGGAGTACAAGGGGATCGTCTGGCACAAAGACTGTTTCACCTGCAGCAACTGCAAGCAAGTGATCGGGACTGGAAGCTTCTTCCCTAAAGGGGAGGACTTCTACTGCACGACTTGCCACGAGACCAAATTTGCCAAGCATTGCGTGAAGTGCAACAAG GCCATCACATCTGGAGGAATCACTTACCAGGATCAGCCCTGGCATGCCGAGTGCTTTGTGTGTGTTACCTGCTCTAAGAAGCTGGCTGGGCAGCGTTTCACCGCTGTGGAGGACCAGTATTACTGCGTGGATTGCTACAAGAACTTTGTGGCCAAGAAGTGTGCTGGATGCAAGAACCCCATCACTG GGAAAAGGACTGTGTCAAGAGTGAGCCACCCAGTCTCTAAAGCTAGGAAGCCCCCAGTGTGCCACGGGAAACGCTTGCCTCTCACCCTGTTTCCCAGCGCCAACCTCCGGGGCAGGCATCCGGGTGGAGAGAGGACTTGTCCCTCATGGGTGGTggttctttatagaaaaaatcGAAGCTTAGCAGCTCCTCGAGGCCCG GGTTTGGTAAAGGCTCCAGTGTGGTGGCCTATGAAGGACAATCCTGGCACGACTACTGCTTCCACTGCAAAAAATGCTCCGTGA
- the FHL1 gene encoding four and a half LIM domains protein 1 isoform X5: MAEKFDCHYCRDPLQGKKYVEKDGHHSCLKCFDKFCANTCVDCRKPISADSKEVHYKNRYWHDTCFRCSKCLHPLANETFVAKDNKILCNKCTTREESLKCKGCFKPIVPGDQNVEYKGIVWHKDCFTCSNCKQVIGTGSFFPKGEDFYCTTCHETKFAKHCVKCNKAITSGGITYQDQPWHAECFVCVTCSKKLAGQRFTAVEDQYYCVDCYKNFVAKKCAGCKNPITGFGKGSSVVAYEGQSWHDYCFHCKKCSVNLANKRFVFHQEQVYCPDCAKKL, from the exons ATGGCTGAGAAGTTTGACTGCCACTACTGCAGGGACCCCCTGCAGGGGAAGAAGTATGTGGAGAAGGATGGCCACCACTCCTGCCTGAAGTGCTTTGACAAGTTCTGCGCCAACACCTGCGTGGACTGCCGCAAGCCCATCAGTGCGGACAGCAAG GAGGTGCACTACAAGAACCGCTACTGGCACGATACCTGCTTTCGCTGCTCCAAGTGCCTTCACCCCTTGGCCAATGAGACCTTTGTGGCCAAGGACAACAAGATCCTGTGCAACAAGTGCACTACGCGGGAGGAATCCCTCAAGTGCAAGGGCTGCTTCAAGCCAATTGTGCCAG GAGATCAGAACGTGGAGTACAAGGGGATCGTCTGGCACAAAGACTGTTTCACCTGCAGCAACTGCAAGCAAGTGATCGGGACTGGAAGCTTCTTCCCTAAAGGGGAGGACTTCTACTGCACGACTTGCCACGAGACCAAATTTGCCAAGCATTGCGTGAAGTGCAACAAG GCCATCACATCTGGAGGAATCACTTACCAGGATCAGCCCTGGCATGCCGAGTGCTTTGTGTGTGTTACCTGCTCTAAGAAGCTGGCTGGGCAGCGTTTCACCGCTGTGGAGGACCAGTATTACTGCGTGGATTGCTACAAGAACTTTGTGGCCAAGAAGTGTGCTGGATGCAAGAACCCCATCACTG GGTTTGGTAAAGGCTCCAGTGTGGTGGCCTATGAAGGACAATCCTGGCACGACTACTGCTTCCACTGCAAAAAATGCTCCGTGAACCTGGCCAACAAGCGCTTTGTTTTCCATCAGGAACAAGTGTATTGCCCCGACTGTGCCAAAAAGCTGTAA
- the FHL1 gene encoding four and a half LIM domains protein 1 isoform X3, with the protein MCFCKKKKKKKTGNGTQSGSLGPFSEWKSCGPSRYRVGTMAEKFDCHYCRDPLQGKKYVEKDGHHSCLKCFDKFCANTCVDCRKPISADSKEVHYKNRYWHDTCFRCSKCLHPLANETFVAKDNKILCNKCTTREESLKCKGCFKPIVPGDQNVEYKGIVWHKDCFTCSNCKQVIGTGSFFPKGEDFYCTTCHETKFAKHCVKCNKAITSGGITYQDQPWHAECFVCVTCSKKLAGQRFTAVEDQYYCVDCYKNFVAKKCAGCKNPITGFGKGSSVVAYEGQSWHDYCFHCKKCSVNLANKRFVFHQEQVYCPDCAKKL; encoded by the exons AtgtgtttctgtaaaaaaaaaaaaaaaaaaaagactgggaatGGGACCCAAAGTGGGAGTTTGGGGCCGTTCAGTGAGTGGAAGAGCTGCG GTCCCTCTAGGTATAGGGTGGGCACCATGGCTGAGAAGTTTGACTGCCACTACTGCAGGGACCCCCTGCAGGGGAAGAAGTATGTGGAGAAGGATGGCCACCACTCCTGCCTGAAGTGCTTTGACAAGTTCTGCGCCAACACCTGCGTGGACTGCCGCAAGCCCATCAGTGCGGACAGCAAG GAGGTGCACTACAAGAACCGCTACTGGCACGATACCTGCTTTCGCTGCTCCAAGTGCCTTCACCCCTTGGCCAATGAGACCTTTGTGGCCAAGGACAACAAGATCCTGTGCAACAAGTGCACTACGCGGGAGGAATCCCTCAAGTGCAAGGGCTGCTTCAAGCCAATTGTGCCAG GAGATCAGAACGTGGAGTACAAGGGGATCGTCTGGCACAAAGACTGTTTCACCTGCAGCAACTGCAAGCAAGTGATCGGGACTGGAAGCTTCTTCCCTAAAGGGGAGGACTTCTACTGCACGACTTGCCACGAGACCAAATTTGCCAAGCATTGCGTGAAGTGCAACAAG GCCATCACATCTGGAGGAATCACTTACCAGGATCAGCCCTGGCATGCCGAGTGCTTTGTGTGTGTTACCTGCTCTAAGAAGCTGGCTGGGCAGCGTTTCACCGCTGTGGAGGACCAGTATTACTGCGTGGATTGCTACAAGAACTTTGTGGCCAAGAAGTGTGCTGGATGCAAGAACCCCATCACTG GGTTTGGTAAAGGCTCCAGTGTGGTGGCCTATGAAGGACAATCCTGGCACGACTACTGCTTCCACTGCAAAAAATGCTCCGTGAACCTGGCCAACAAGCGCTTTGTTTTCCATCAGGAACAAGTGTATTGCCCCGACTGTGCCAAAAAGCTGTAA
- the FHL1 gene encoding four and a half LIM domains protein 1 isoform X1, protein MASHRHSGPSRYRVGTMAEKFDCHYCRDPLQGKKYVEKDGHHSCLKCFDKFCANTCVDCRKPISADSKEVHYKNRYWHDTCFRCSKCLHPLANETFVAKDNKILCNKCTTREESLKCKGCFKPIVPGDQNVEYKGIVWHKDCFTCSNCKQVIGTGSFFPKGEDFYCTTCHETKFAKHCVKCNKAITSGGITYQDQPWHAECFVCVTCSKKLAGQRFTAVEDQYYCVDCYKNFVAKKCAGCKNPITGKRTVSRVSHPVSKARKPPVCHGKRLPLTLFPSANLRGRHPGGERTCPSWVVVLYRKNRSLAAPRGPGLVKAPVWWPMKDNPGTTTASTAKNAP, encoded by the exons ATGGCTTCCCATAGACACTCAG GTCCCTCTAGGTATAGGGTGGGCACCATGGCTGAGAAGTTTGACTGCCACTACTGCAGGGACCCCCTGCAGGGGAAGAAGTATGTGGAGAAGGATGGCCACCACTCCTGCCTGAAGTGCTTTGACAAGTTCTGCGCCAACACCTGCGTGGACTGCCGCAAGCCCATCAGTGCGGACAGCAAG GAGGTGCACTACAAGAACCGCTACTGGCACGATACCTGCTTTCGCTGCTCCAAGTGCCTTCACCCCTTGGCCAATGAGACCTTTGTGGCCAAGGACAACAAGATCCTGTGCAACAAGTGCACTACGCGGGAGGAATCCCTCAAGTGCAAGGGCTGCTTCAAGCCAATTGTGCCAG GAGATCAGAACGTGGAGTACAAGGGGATCGTCTGGCACAAAGACTGTTTCACCTGCAGCAACTGCAAGCAAGTGATCGGGACTGGAAGCTTCTTCCCTAAAGGGGAGGACTTCTACTGCACGACTTGCCACGAGACCAAATTTGCCAAGCATTGCGTGAAGTGCAACAAG GCCATCACATCTGGAGGAATCACTTACCAGGATCAGCCCTGGCATGCCGAGTGCTTTGTGTGTGTTACCTGCTCTAAGAAGCTGGCTGGGCAGCGTTTCACCGCTGTGGAGGACCAGTATTACTGCGTGGATTGCTACAAGAACTTTGTGGCCAAGAAGTGTGCTGGATGCAAGAACCCCATCACTG GGAAAAGGACTGTGTCAAGAGTGAGCCACCCAGTCTCTAAAGCTAGGAAGCCCCCAGTGTGCCACGGGAAACGCTTGCCTCTCACCCTGTTTCCCAGCGCCAACCTCCGGGGCAGGCATCCGGGTGGAGAGAGGACTTGTCCCTCATGGGTGGTggttctttatagaaaaaatcGAAGCTTAGCAGCTCCTCGAGGCCCG GGTTTGGTAAAGGCTCCAGTGTGGTGGCCTATGAAGGACAATCCTGGCACGACTACTGCTTCCACTGCAAAAAATGCTCCGTGA